The stretch of DNA GGAATTCGGAGCAGACTCGTGAAGCCAGGGCGGGACGGCGCGGCGACAGGTGGGGCGTGGGCGACCGGACGGAGCACAGCGATGCAGAGCTGCTGCGCGCCGTGGCCGGGGGTGACACCGGTGCCCTGCGCCTCCTGCACGAGCGGCACTCGGCCTGGCTGACCGTCCGGCTGCTGCGCCGGTGCAACGACCGGGAGCTGGTGGCCGAGGTCCTGCAGGACACGTTCGTCGCCGTGTGGCGCGGGGCGGGAGGCTTCCGGGGCGACGGAGAGGTCGCCGGATGGCTGTGGGGAGTGGCCATCCGGCGACTGGTCTCCCGGCTCCGGACCCGAGGGCACGGGGCGGAGGTCCCGATGCCGGACGTGGTGCTGGACGCGGAGGTCAGCGTCGAGGAGCGCGTCCTCGCCGGTGTC from Actinomycetes bacterium encodes:
- a CDS encoding RNA polymerase sigma factor, producing MGDRTEHSDAELLRAVAGGDTGALRLLHERHSAWLTVRLLRRCNDRELVAEVLQDTFVAVWRGAGGFRGDGEVAGWLWGVAIRRLVSRLRTRGHGAEVPMPDVVLDAEVSVEERVLAGVEYGDAGAAMARLSPEMRAVVQATVLDGLTTREASQLLGVPRATVKTRLLRAKALLRRDLVEGSA